A genomic segment from Lujinxingia sediminis encodes:
- a CDS encoding DUF444 family protein: MTELNKIKQDHRRFKQIVRGKIKRNLRKYMSQGEITGRQGKDIVKVPLPRIDIPRFRFSQKQQGGVGQGEGQPGDSLGQGEESPGQAGPAGNQEGEHGVEVDVSLEELAEIMGEELELPHIEPKGVKRLETVKDKYSGIRTTGPESLRHFKRTYKAALQRMIASGEYDPDNPIIVPTKEDMRYRSWKQTSLPESNALILYMMDVSGSMGDEQKEIVRIESFWIDTWLRSQYEGIESRYIIHDATAKEVDRDTFFRTRESGGTMISSAYKLALQILEEEYAVDEWNVYLFHFSDGDNWSVDDTGDCMKLMRDGLLPKANLFCYGQVESPYGSGQFIKDINEHFSGHERVIVSEIKNRDGIYDSIKEFLGRGL; this comes from the coding sequence ATGACGGAACTCAACAAGATCAAGCAAGATCATCGGCGCTTCAAACAGATCGTGCGCGGCAAGATTAAGCGCAACCTGCGCAAGTATATGAGCCAGGGCGAGATCACCGGTCGGCAGGGCAAAGATATTGTGAAGGTGCCCTTGCCGCGCATCGACATCCCGCGCTTTCGTTTTAGCCAAAAGCAGCAGGGAGGCGTGGGGCAGGGCGAAGGACAGCCGGGCGATAGTCTGGGTCAGGGCGAGGAGTCGCCCGGGCAGGCCGGACCGGCCGGAAACCAGGAAGGCGAGCACGGTGTTGAGGTCGACGTCTCGCTCGAAGAACTCGCCGAAATCATGGGCGAGGAGTTGGAACTGCCGCATATCGAGCCCAAAGGGGTGAAGAGGCTCGAGACGGTCAAAGATAAGTACTCCGGGATTCGTACGACGGGACCGGAGAGCCTTCGTCACTTTAAGCGCACGTACAAGGCGGCGTTGCAGCGGATGATCGCCAGCGGGGAGTACGACCCGGATAACCCGATCATCGTGCCGACCAAAGAAGATATGCGCTACCGCTCCTGGAAGCAGACGTCATTGCCGGAGTCCAATGCGCTGATCCTCTACATGATGGATGTGTCCGGCTCGATGGGCGATGAGCAGAAAGAGATCGTGCGCATCGAGTCGTTCTGGATCGATACCTGGCTGCGCAGTCAGTACGAAGGCATTGAGAGCCGCTACATCATTCACGATGCGACGGCCAAAGAGGTCGATCGCGACACGTTCTTTCGCACCCGGGAGTCGGGCGGCACGATGATCTCCAGCGCGTACAAGCTGGCGCTGCAGATTCTGGAGGAGGAGTACGCGGTCGATGAGTGGAACGTGTATCTCTTTCACTTCTCCGATGGTGATAACTGGTCTGTGGACGATACCGGCGATTGCATGAAGTTGATGCGTGACGGGCTTTTGCCCAAGGCGAATCTCTTTTGCTACGGGCAGGTGGAGTCGCCCTACGGGTCCGGGCAGTTCATCAAAGATATCAATGAGCACTTCTCGGGCCACGAGCGGGTGATCGTCTCGGAGATCAAGAACCGCGACGGCATTTACGATTCGATTAAAGAATTTTTGGGGCGGGGCCTCTAA